The Kineothrix sp. IPX-CK genomic interval TTGGATTAAGATTTTTCTATTACAATATAGGTGACATACGCTTCGCCCAGCTGATACCCAAGCCTCTCTGCCAGCATTACGGACTCCTTGTTCATGGCGTCCCAGCTGGGATAAAGCCCCCGCTCCAAGCATTCCAAGATCAAGCGGGAGGCGCAGATGAGAGCGAGGCCCTTTCTGCGGTATCCGGCGAGGGTGTCCACTTCAATTTCGATACCCTTATCATAGACGGTATAAGAAGAGGCCCCGGAAACGATGGCGTCTTCGCACATAACGACAAACCCCAGCCCATGTTTTTCATAGGCTTCGTAGCTGCCGAATACGGAACATAAGTCTCGAAGCTGCTCCATCATCAAAAGACGGCGGTAGATAGCTTCATCTATCTTACGGAGAGAATATCCGCCGGGAAGATTTGCAATATTGCCGGAAAGCGTTTCTTTATGGAATGCTTCCGGTTTTTTTATGGTATAACGCATAAATCGTTCAAAGCTTTCAGGATAAGCTTCTTCGATAAGAACGTCCCACCCAGGACTTTCCGGAATGAGAAGCAGAAGGCCGGAAGGTGAATCCACATGGATATTGTCTGTAAGTTCACGATTGGGGACACCTGTAAAAAAGCAGAAATCTCCTACGATAATCTGGGCACTGGATGGATGCTCCGGGTTATCGGTCCAAGCCCTTCCCATGTACCCTTGAAGGCAGGACCGGATGATAGTGTGGGCGGCGTTTGAAAAAAGCGGGGCGATTTTAGACATATCCTTTCTCGATAGTTCGTACATGTACATCCTCCTTTTATTCCCTTGAGCAATGAGCCGGGTGCAAGCCTGCCTGCATTTGGCGAATGCCGCGAGGGCCAAATATCCCGCAGCTTGCCGGGGTATTGACTTACATAACGATTTTTAATTTCAGCATTGATAAAAAGTGTAACAAAGGACGAAGCCCAGTGCAAGTGGTTATGCTGAAATAAAAATAGATTGATCAGAAAATGAACCTTTTTCATAAAAGAATGCTCTTATAGTCAGATACGTATCGGAAAGAAGAGGAAGGAGTCCAAGGTCGTGGAAGAATTAAGACTGGTGCAGCAGCTAAAAGGCGGAGATAAGGCGGCCTTTGACGCTCTGTATGAAAATTATAAAAATATACTTTTGCGCATGGCATATCTGGTGAGCGGCAATAGGAATGATGCCGAGGACATCGTGCAGGAGACGTTTGTAAAATGTTATCTGCATATCGGAGAACTGAAAAAGGACGAGGGTTTTCGGCCTTGGCTTTTTCAAATATTGTACCGTACGGCATATAGACAGACCAAGAAGCGCGGCAGGGAAATTCCTGACGAGGATATCGACATGCAGGCGGAGGCCACGGACGGAGTCACCTCTCTGGATAAGCTTGTGAGAAATGAGACGGAAAAAATGATAAGCGATGCGGTACAGGGCTTAGATATCAAGCATC includes:
- a CDS encoding RNA polymerase sigma factor; the protein is MEELRLVQQLKGGDKAAFDALYENYKNILLRMAYLVSGNRNDAEDIVQETFVKCYLHIGELKKDEGFRPWLFQILYRTAYRQTKKRGREIPDEDIDMQAEATDGVTSLDKLVRNETEKMISDAVQGLDIKHRTVIVLYYYNELSAGEIAKVIGCTQGTVKSRLHNARKKLKGILKAQEEGGKEYEKQKGLHYS
- a CDS encoding GNAT family N-acetyltransferase, with translation MYELSRKDMSKIAPLFSNAAHTIIRSCLQGYMGRAWTDNPEHPSSAQIIVGDFCFFTGVPNRELTDNIHVDSPSGLLLLIPESPGWDVLIEEAYPESFERFMRYTIKKPEAFHKETLSGNIANLPGGYSLRKIDEAIYRRLLMMEQLRDLCSVFGSYEAYEKHGLGFVVMCEDAIVSGASSYTVYDKGIEIEVDTLAGYRRKGLALICASRLILECLERGLYPSWDAMNKESVMLAERLGYQLGEAYVTYIVIEKS